The Planctomycetota bacterium nucleotide sequence TGCGTGCGGGTTCATTTGATAGCCCAATATTGATTCACAAGCGAAGGTCCGAAAGAACATCTCTCGGTTACTCAGTCAAAACGGTATCGGAACTGCTTGGTCGTGGCAAGCAGCTCAAGGAGGCACGAATGAAACACTGACGCCGGCTCGTTTTCGAGGAGACAGAACCGGGGTCGGGAGTCGATTGACGTACTTGGGCACTCGTTTCGGACGAAGGCTGAGGCGTCTCGCGTTCTACATGCGTGTCACTGGCACTAGGTTTTTCGGCTTGCAGCGGCAGGCAAAGAAATCCGGATTTCGTGTTTGGAAATCACCGGGGTGAATCGGACTGTTTTGGTGTCAGGCGGGACGCACCCCGTGAGTTGGCTTCGGTGTTCGGGGCCACGGGGACGCCTGACGCGTGTCGGACTCACCGGTGGGTGAGACCACCCGAAACATGTGTCGTCGCGATGCGGGTGTCAACGACACCGTTGTCTGCGATGCACGGAGCCGACGCACCCCTTCCCCCTTCTGGCGACTCCCGTCGAACTCATTGGTTCGACGGGAGTATTTTCATTCGGCCTTCTCGGCAACCGATCGGTAATGGGCACGGTACGCCTCGGCGATCTTAATGCGTGTCTCGGCCTTCCATTCGCCGACGTCCATCGCGTCGTCGGCCGAGACGGCCTTGCGAACTTCGCGCAATCTCAGAAGGCCCGGACGATCCAAAGTGATATCAGCGGTTTCGTCGCCGGGGACATCGACCGTGATTTCGGGCGGACCGGCGAGTTGGTCGAGCAACGCGTCACGCCGGGCCTCATCCTGCATGTCCATGATCCGATGGGCGGCCGACTCAAGCGCAGCTGCCGCGTCGATCCATGCCGCGCTCCACATCATCCGGATCTCGGAAAACTCACGCATCCAGTCCGACCGCTGGTTGAAGCCGCCGACATCGGCGAACGGGTTGGTCGGGTTGGTCCACGTCTCGGGATCGAGTTCGGCGTAAATGTCCTTTCGGATCGGCGGCCGCCAGAGAGCCGCGACGCGGGGGCCGTCTTCAGTGCCGACCTTCTTGATCCAAAGCCGCTGGGCTTCGGGCGTGAGTAGGAACTCAACGAACCGCTTGGCCAACTCACGTTTCTCGCCCTTGACGCCGTAGAGCACAGCGACGGGGTCGGGCGTGATCGCGGTGGCGGCATTGGGCCGCACGAACTGAATTCGCTCCGGGCCGACTTGGTCGACATAGACGCCACCGTAAAAGTCGATCGCCATGCCCGCCGCCGCATCGGCCTGGGCGACATCGTGTGGGACTTGGCTCGCGCTGTCGGTGAAGTATCGGCTGTTGGCCGCGATCCGTGTCAGCAACCGCATCCCGTCGGCCCAGCCGGCCGCGAGTACCTCATCGCTTTCGTCACCGCCTACCGCATCAACCGCGTCCTGCATCTTCCGCTGGATCACCATCATGTAGGTGACGGCGGCACTGCCGGACTTGCTCGGGTCGGCCAGGGCGACAGTGCCGAATAGCTTCGCATCGCCGAGGCCGTCCCACGTGCTGATCGCGGGCTCGCCGGGGTTGTGCTCGACGCCGAGCACCTCAACCAAGTCCGGGCTGTACACGATGCCGAAGCTGCTGAGGCAAACGCCAAACCACTGCGGCGGCTCCGATGCGTCGAACAACCGGATGCCCGCGATGTCTTCCTGGGGATACGCCGCCGCGAGCAGTTCGGGGTCGATCTCGATGCCCTGCAAAACGCTCTGTCCGTCGATCAGGTTTTTGAGTTCGACGTTGAACACGAAGTCGCCGCCACCCCACACGACATCGAGATCGGCGTTGACCTCGTCGGGCGGTGCGAGTTTGCCGTCGTCGCCGACGTAAACGCTGTAAGTTTTGTCGAGCAGCCGGGTGATCTGCGTCGTCCCCCCGGGCACGCGGTAGTCGATCAGCACGGCTTGGCCGTTGAAGTTCTCGCGGTGCCAGCGGTCGAACGCCTCGGCGAACTCGCGGCGGATATCGGGGTTGTGCGGCGTGACGATCACGAGCCGCGCCGTCTCGCCCGTCGCCTCGATCTCCGGCGATCCGTCATCGACAAACAGCCGCATGACAAACGGCGAAAGGATCGTAAGCGCGAGCAGTGTGCCGAGGATGTAACGCATGGCAGTGAATCGTAGCTTCGTCAGCGCGTTTCTTGGAGAGATTGAATGAGCTTAATGAAGCGGATGAAAAGGTAGAGGTAGATGGTGCCGATGACACCCGACGCAACTTCAACGATGACGTTAAGCGTGTTCGATGCGGTCGTCGGATTCTCATCGAAGTCACTCATGATCCCGGCGATCAAGCCGCCGACTAAGCCGACGCCGATGTTGAGCAACAAAAGAATCTGCGTGCGATTGGCGAGGTCGCTCTTGGGCTTGGTCGCGTTCGCGCCGACGCCGGTGCGACTGGCCGTTTCCAACTCACGCATGCAACGGAACGGCATCACGAGGTTCGCGAAAGGGATGAACCACCAGCCGACATTCCAGCCAGGGGTGTAACGCTGCTCCCGCACGCCCAACGGGCCGAGGTTACCCGCCGCCCGGTACTGCCACATCATGTAGTAAACGATCATCAGCACCCATGCCGCAAACGCGGCGAATCCGACAACGCCGCCGAACGACACCAAAACCCAGAACGCCGCTCCTTGATCCGGGTTGAGCACTTGGCCGACCTGCTGCGTCCGGTCGGTTAAAACTATCACCCCGATGAGGACCGAAAAAATCGCGCCAATGACGGTCAATACCAAGTTGATCCACAGTAGGACAATCGCGGTGCGCGCTCGCCCTTCGTTTGGCTGGAATGTCGCGTAACCCATCCCACCGACGTTGCCGCTGGCGTATTCGAGGGTGTCGGGTTGAACGGGTTGCGGGTCGCTGTCTTGGTACGTCACTACCGCAGCATGCTGAAAGGCACAACCTTGGTCAACAAAATCACCCTCACTGCACGATCACCACGTCCTCCGGGTCGAAACTCACCGCGACCTCGGCCGGGACTTCGAACACCGGCGGTGCGGCGATGACCTTCAAAGGTTCGCCGTCGATATCCAGAACGTGTTCGCTGGCTTCGCCGAGAAAGGTGTGCTCGGTCTCCTTGCCGACGACTCGGTTGCGGCGTGGGGGACGACCGGTGAGATCGAGCTGCATCTGTTCCGGCCGGATGCTGAGCGTCACCTCGCTGGGCAGGTTGTTTTCCAGGTGCCGGGCGACGAGTTCGCCGAACGGGGTTTGTAGGCGGACCTCCTCACCCTCGTGACCGAGTACCTTTCCGGGGATGAGATTGGTTTGCCCGATGAAGTCGGCGACGAACGCGGTGTGCGGCTTGTGGTAGAGCTCGCCGGGCGAACCGATCTGCATGAGGTGGCCGTCCTTGAGCACGGCGATCCGGTCGGCGACGCTCAGTGCTTCCTTCTGATCGTGCGTGACGTAGATCGTGGTAAAGCCGGCCTCCTTGCAAATTCGGCGAATCTCGCTGCGCATCTCGTGGCGGAGCTTGGCGTCGAGATTGGACAAAGGTTCGTCGAGCAACAGACATGCCGGCTTGACGGCCAAGGCACGGGCCAACGCGACCCGCTGCTGCTGGCCGCCCGAGAGTTGGTTGGGCTTGCGGTCGGCGTAGTCGGTCATCTGTACCATGGCCAACACCTCGTCGATCCGGGTGTCTTGTTCAGCCTTGCCGACGTCGCGGACGTTGAGTCCGAAACGGATGTTCTCCCGCACCGTCATGTGCGGCCAAAGCGCGTAACTCTGGAAGCACATCACCGCGTTGCGTTTCTCGGTCGAGAGCCCGGTGACGTCGTTGTCGTCGAACCAGAGCTTGCCGGCGGTCGGCTCATGCAGGCCCGCGATGAGCCGCAGAAGCGTGGACTTGCCGCAACCGCTCGGCCCGAGGAGGAAGAACAGTTCGCCGGACTCGATGTCGATGGAGACATTGTCGAGGGCGACGGTGGAGCCGAAGCGTTTGGTGACGTTTTCGAGACGGACGCGAGTCATGCCGGGGCGATAGTAACGGCGAATCTTACGACTGCGCAAATGTTCGATCGGGAAGCCAACGGTTATGGTCGGGGCTGATGGAGCAGGCCCCGGTTATCGACTACGCCACCGACGCCCCGCTTGGCGACCCGATCCCCCTACGGAGACGACTGGCAGCCGAAGGCGTCGGGACGTTTCTGCTGGTGTTCTTCGGCTGCGGCAGCATGGCCGTCGACGCTGCGTACGGCGGCGCGGTCGGCCACGTCGGCATCGGGATCGTCTGGGGCGTGGTGGTGATGGCGTTGATCTACGCCGTCGGCGACGTCAGCGGGGCCCACTTCAACCCGGCCGTCAGCTTCGCGTTCACGCTCGCCGGGCGGTTCAAGCGGAGTGACGCGTTGGCGTACAGCGGCATGCAGGTCGCGGCGGCGACGGTAGCGGCGTTGTCTCTCGCAGTCGCCTTTCCGTATCTCGCCGACCTAGGTCAGACGATCGCAACCGACTCGCTTGAGACACGTGCCCGACCCGAAATCAGACCCATCTTCGAGTCACAAGGCGTCCCCTACAGCTTGCTACAGATACTAGGGCACCCCGGATATAGCCTCGCCCGCGCCTTCGGCTTCGAGATAGTGCTCACGTTCGCCCTCGTCTTCGTCATCCTCTGCGTGGCGGTCGGGAGCAAGGAGCGTGGGCTGATGGCGGG carries:
- a CDS encoding extracellular solute-binding protein; protein product: MRYILGTLLALTILSPFVMRLFVDDGSPEIEATGETARLVIVTPHNPDIRREFAEAFDRWHRENFNGQAVLIDYRVPGGTTQITRLLDKTYSVYVGDDGKLAPPDEVNADLDVVWGGGDFVFNVELKNLIDGQSVLQGIEIDPELLAAAYPQEDIAGIRLFDASEPPQWFGVCLSSFGIVYSPDLVEVLGVEHNPGEPAISTWDGLGDAKLFGTVALADPSKSGSAAVTYMMVIQRKMQDAVDAVGGDESDEVLAAGWADGMRLLTRIAANSRYFTDSASQVPHDVAQADAAAGMAIDFYGGVYVDQVGPERIQFVRPNAATAITPDPVAVLYGVKGEKRELAKRFVEFLLTPEAQRLWIKKVGTEDGPRVAALWRPPIRKDIYAELDPETWTNPTNPFADVGGFNQRSDWMREFSEIRMMWSAAWIDAAAALESAAHRIMDMQDEARRDALLDQLAGPPEITVDVPGDETADITLDRPGLLRLREVRKAVSADDAMDVGEWKAETRIKIAEAYRAHYRSVAEKAE
- a CDS encoding DUF4328 domain-containing protein, yielding MTYQDSDPQPVQPDTLEYASGNVGGMGYATFQPNEGRARTAIVLLWINLVLTVIGAIFSVLIGVIVLTDRTQQVGQVLNPDQGAAFWVLVSFGGVVGFAAFAAWVLMIVYYMMWQYRAAGNLGPLGVREQRYTPGWNVGWWFIPFANLVMPFRCMRELETASRTGVGANATKPKSDLANRTQILLLLNIGVGLVGGLIAGIMSDFDENPTTASNTLNVIVEVASGVIGTIYLYLFIRFIKLIQSLQETR
- a CDS encoding ABC transporter ATP-binding protein, which translates into the protein MTRVRLENVTKRFGSTVALDNVSIDIESGELFFLLGPSGCGKSTLLRLIAGLHEPTAGKLWFDDNDVTGLSTEKRNAVMCFQSYALWPHMTVRENIRFGLNVRDVGKAEQDTRIDEVLAMVQMTDYADRKPNQLSGGQQQRVALARALAVKPACLLLDEPLSNLDAKLRHEMRSEIRRICKEAGFTTIYVTHDQKEALSVADRIAVLKDGHLMQIGSPGELYHKPHTAFVADFIGQTNLIPGKVLGHEGEEVRLQTPFGELVARHLENNLPSEVTLSIRPEQMQLDLTGRPPRRNRVVGKETEHTFLGEASEHVLDIDGEPLKVIAAPPVFEVPAEVAVSFDPEDVVIVQ
- a CDS encoding aquaporin; protein product: MEQAPVIDYATDAPLGDPIPLRRRLAAEGVGTFLLVFFGCGSMAVDAAYGGAVGHVGIGIVWGVVVMALIYAVGDVSGAHFNPAVSFAFTLAGRFKRSDALAYSGMQVAAATVAALSLAVAFPYLADLGQTIATDSLETRARPEIRPIFESQGVPYSLLQILGHPGYSLARAFGFEIVLTFALVFVILCVAVGSKERGLMAGIAIGGTVGICAIAAGPVCRASMNPARSIGPAIAALDFTHLWIYVTAPFIGAALAVGAWNYIYRHPRGA